A genomic segment from Bosea sp. OAE506 encodes:
- a CDS encoding OmpA family protein, producing MRVGLVVYMLAAAICGSALADTAVPPKDVLGSDLPWLKRYAGSVILDFSQSAFDEADLVSGPLKPKDGRDPVSNNLLRTPESVTTLQGRRTRFVYLLPAGRSPLEATSGYDQELQARNGQTLYQCREQACGGSLGRAADSGGGEQGLIHHVFPRDQVPKALYSAGWCVLTASNANQRYQLIKADGAHVAVFAAEVKASRDCKNFDGRAIAIVTVVEDRQREQRMELVDARKMAGDIATQGRAVLYGVQFDTDKATIKPESRPQIEQIAAFLKMGSGTFFVVGHTDNQGAHEYNLDLSRRRAAAVTEALIKGHGIQAGRLTGFGVGMLAPVASNAEEPGRSRNRRVEIVPR from the coding sequence ATGCGCGTTGGCCTGGTCGTATATATGCTTGCCGCTGCGATATGCGGTTCTGCGCTAGCCGACACCGCGGTTCCGCCGAAGGATGTTTTGGGCAGCGACCTGCCGTGGCTGAAGCGTTATGCAGGCTCGGTGATCCTCGATTTCTCACAGTCGGCATTCGATGAGGCCGATCTGGTCTCGGGACCGCTCAAGCCCAAGGACGGGCGAGACCCGGTGTCCAACAACCTGCTGCGCACCCCGGAATCCGTGACAACCTTGCAAGGGCGCAGAACGCGCTTCGTTTATCTCCTACCCGCGGGGCGCAGCCCGCTCGAAGCCACATCTGGCTATGACCAGGAGCTGCAGGCTCGTAACGGACAGACCCTGTACCAGTGCAGGGAGCAGGCTTGTGGTGGCAGCCTCGGCAGGGCTGCAGATTCGGGCGGTGGCGAGCAAGGGCTGATCCACCACGTCTTCCCACGCGATCAGGTGCCGAAAGCGCTTTATTCCGCAGGCTGGTGCGTTCTGACGGCCAGTAATGCCAACCAACGCTATCAGTTGATAAAGGCCGATGGAGCCCATGTAGCGGTCTTCGCTGCCGAGGTTAAGGCCTCCCGGGATTGCAAAAATTTTGACGGCCGCGCGATCGCTATCGTCACTGTGGTCGAAGACCGGCAACGCGAGCAGAGGATGGAGCTTGTCGACGCTCGCAAGATGGCCGGGGATATCGCCACACAAGGGCGCGCCGTTCTATACGGTGTCCAGTTTGATACCGACAAGGCCACTATCAAGCCGGAATCCCGACCGCAGATCGAGCAGATCGCGGCCTTCCTGAAAATGGGCTCGGGCACGTTCTTCGTCGTCGGCCACACGGATAATCAAGGCGCACACGAATACAACCTCGATCTGTCCAGGCGTCGAGCAGCGGCGGTTACAGAGGCTCTTATAAAAGGGCACGGCATCCAAGCCGGCCGACTGACCGGCTTCGGTGTCGGGATGCTCGCGCCGGTCGCTAGTAATGCCGAGGAACCAGGACGCAGCCGGAACCGCCGCGTCGAAATAGTCCCCCGCTGA
- a CDS encoding LysR family transcriptional regulator has translation MVLLTAMTLNGIDLNLLVAFDAIRETRSISRAAAQLGLRQPAVSGALGRLRKLFGDELFVRAGGEMQPTPKALQIAPAVATALAHLRQALNPSLAFDPRGTGQTFTIASTDYTTTVLLPPFLAMMETEAPEAKLRIVGYDKDDIGALIDRGVIDLALGVFQKPPERSVRQRLCQENFVGVARSGHPALQDGGMTLDTYLRQRHALVSIRRDAVGAIDRVLAERGLARQIVVTLPHMMALPALIASSNFVTALPGRIAAKLTEVGLVSFPLPLPMPAWRIEMLWNPQARNDQANAWLRSRITAAAMQL, from the coding sequence TTGGTATTGCTGACAGCGATGACGCTGAACGGGATCGACCTCAACCTGCTTGTTGCGTTTGATGCGATCAGGGAAACCCGAAGCATCAGCCGGGCCGCGGCTCAGCTTGGCCTGCGGCAACCCGCTGTCAGCGGCGCGCTTGGGCGACTGAGGAAGCTCTTTGGCGATGAGCTGTTCGTGCGCGCCGGTGGCGAAATGCAACCAACACCAAAAGCGCTGCAGATCGCACCAGCGGTTGCGACGGCATTGGCTCACCTTCGCCAAGCCCTGAATCCCAGCCTCGCCTTCGATCCGCGCGGGACAGGCCAGACCTTCACGATCGCCAGTACGGACTACACCACCACGGTTCTCCTGCCCCCGTTCCTGGCCATGATGGAAACCGAGGCGCCGGAGGCGAAGTTGCGCATCGTCGGCTATGATAAGGACGACATCGGCGCGCTTATCGACCGGGGCGTTATCGATCTGGCCCTCGGCGTATTCCAGAAGCCGCCTGAGCGCTCGGTTCGTCAACGTCTCTGCCAAGAGAACTTTGTCGGTGTAGCTCGCTCGGGACATCCTGCGCTTCAGGATGGCGGAATGACGCTCGATACCTACCTTCGACAGCGGCATGCCCTGGTTTCGATCCGTCGGGATGCCGTTGGCGCAATTGACCGCGTTCTCGCAGAGCGCGGCCTCGCGAGACAGATCGTGGTGACGCTTCCCCATATGATGGCGCTGCCTGCGCTGATCGCCTCAAGCAATTTCGTTACCGCCTTGCCAGGCAGGATCGCCGCAAAACTGACCGAGGTTGGTCTCGTCAGCTTTCCACTTCCACTGCCGATGCCGGCCTGGCGAATCGAAATGCTGTGGAACCCGCAGGCTCGTAATGACCAAGCTAATGCTTGGCTTCGTAGTCGGATCACCGCCGCAGCTATGCAGCTTTGA
- a CDS encoding methyl-accepting chemotaxis protein: protein MKTMATRIASLSVGAKIAAIMAVLMLPIGHFALLIGQAVQKDVAFSSLELEGAKAVRDVWAGLAEAARPDSSLTPAALEAVKRAETVSGRFSATAAVEAFRQALANPQDREAAMDRGQVAIQKIADGSNLTLDPEVTTYYLMDAATVRLPEIVVARALMEQSYQAFVGVGREVSMTEYEAFIQASTRFDMGLSALRSSIKSAQDSRQDLGSTLGEQLATFNAAADRLSSLTTTLRKVIASNLPSPLKPAEFDAAEAAFAARSDALWQAVESNLVSLLDQRIEGLKSKAFIEFALALLGVLVAMGIALSFVRSIRNPIADLIKTMRRFQKNDFSEPVPHLNLANEIGEIARALDRGKHEAEASALTIAAMNQSPTMLMITDPDENITFLSASLVEMLMRMEPVFRAVKGDFAVEKMVGQHLDYYRTNPNLSRKLLIDNGDIRKVRYDIDNETILVDMAYIRADDGSTIGHTLVWRNVTAELLGQAEVAAVVGAAQNGDFSARLPLDNKEGFVREIAVGLNNVSALVEKATTEFAEVMDAVAGADLTHTVQGDYRGVLGALKSSINGTVQRLAETVQTIQLTSADVGLAAREINMGADDLSKRTEEQASSLEETAATTEELAASVKASAQASRQAASIANEAMEAAQTGGTIAGQAVDAMARIEGASTKISDIIRVIDDIAFQTNLLALNAAVEAARAGDAGKGFAVVASEVRTLAQRSSEAAKDISALISSSNSEVGEGVKLVRQAGEQLSQILSASKKVAATIADISAASGEQANGIDEMSQAVAHLDEMTQQNAALAEQSAASAGSLSNRIGQLNDLVAAFRTGPDGASAGHGAMSASTEPARLRQLAETAFARTPARTAAPRPAPAKAAAPAPAPAKKVANSRAGDSGWEEF, encoded by the coding sequence ATGAAAACAATGGCTACCCGGATCGCGTCCCTCAGCGTGGGCGCGAAGATCGCCGCGATCATGGCCGTTTTGATGCTGCCTATCGGGCATTTTGCTTTGCTGATCGGACAGGCTGTTCAGAAGGACGTTGCGTTCTCATCGCTTGAGCTTGAAGGCGCCAAGGCGGTCAGGGACGTTTGGGCTGGTTTGGCGGAAGCGGCCCGACCGGACAGTAGCCTCACGCCCGCTGCTTTGGAAGCCGTGAAGCGGGCCGAGACCGTTTCGGGTCGATTTTCCGCGACGGCAGCGGTTGAGGCATTCCGGCAGGCGCTTGCCAACCCGCAGGATCGCGAGGCTGCCATGGACCGCGGTCAGGTTGCCATCCAGAAGATCGCCGACGGCTCCAATCTGACTCTCGATCCCGAGGTCACGACCTACTACCTGATGGACGCTGCGACCGTCAGGCTTCCCGAGATCGTCGTGGCGCGGGCGCTGATGGAGCAGAGCTACCAGGCGTTCGTCGGTGTTGGCCGGGAAGTGTCGATGACCGAGTACGAGGCGTTCATTCAAGCCTCGACGCGCTTCGATATGGGACTTTCAGCTCTGCGTTCGTCAATCAAGTCAGCACAGGATAGTCGGCAGGACCTTGGCTCCACACTTGGCGAGCAACTGGCAACCTTCAATGCTGCCGCTGACCGCCTGTCGTCGCTGACTACCACTCTTCGGAAAGTGATCGCCAGCAACCTTCCCAGTCCGCTGAAGCCCGCTGAATTCGACGCCGCCGAGGCAGCTTTCGCTGCAAGATCGGATGCTCTCTGGCAGGCTGTCGAGAGCAATCTCGTCAGCCTTCTCGATCAGCGCATTGAAGGTCTGAAATCAAAGGCGTTCATTGAGTTTGCATTGGCGCTTCTCGGCGTACTCGTGGCCATGGGCATCGCACTGAGCTTTGTCAGGTCGATCCGCAATCCGATTGCGGATCTGATCAAAACGATGCGCCGGTTCCAGAAGAACGACTTCTCCGAGCCCGTTCCGCATCTGAACCTCGCCAACGAGATTGGCGAGATCGCGCGCGCCCTGGATCGAGGCAAGCACGAGGCCGAGGCCAGCGCGCTGACAATCGCGGCGATGAACCAGTCGCCGACCATGCTGATGATCACCGACCCGGACGAGAACATCACCTTCCTCAGCGCGTCCCTGGTCGAGATGCTGATGAGAATGGAGCCCGTTTTCCGTGCCGTGAAGGGCGACTTCGCTGTTGAGAAAATGGTCGGTCAGCATCTCGACTACTACCGCACCAACCCCAATCTCTCCAGGAAACTGCTGATCGACAATGGCGATATCCGGAAGGTCCGCTACGACATCGACAACGAGACCATCCTGGTCGACATGGCCTACATCCGCGCCGACGATGGCTCGACGATTGGCCACACGCTCGTCTGGCGCAACGTGACAGCCGAGCTCCTGGGTCAGGCCGAAGTCGCGGCCGTCGTTGGCGCCGCCCAGAACGGCGACTTCTCGGCGAGGCTGCCGCTTGACAACAAGGAGGGGTTCGTTCGCGAAATCGCCGTTGGCCTCAACAACGTCTCAGCTCTGGTGGAGAAGGCGACGACGGAATTTGCTGAAGTCATGGACGCTGTCGCCGGAGCCGACCTGACTCATACGGTCCAGGGCGATTATCGTGGTGTGCTCGGCGCCCTTAAAAGCAGCATCAACGGGACCGTTCAGCGTCTGGCCGAGACAGTCCAGACCATACAGTTGACCTCTGCTGATGTCGGGCTCGCGGCGCGCGAGATCAACATGGGCGCCGACGATCTCTCGAAGCGCACGGAAGAGCAGGCCTCGAGCCTGGAAGAGACCGCCGCGACCACCGAAGAGCTCGCGGCCTCGGTGAAGGCCTCGGCCCAGGCCTCGCGCCAGGCGGCTTCGATCGCGAACGAAGCGATGGAGGCGGCCCAGACTGGCGGCACCATCGCCGGCCAGGCTGTGGACGCCATGGCCCGCATCGAGGGCGCATCGACCAAGATCTCCGACATCATCCGGGTGATCGACGACATCGCCTTCCAGACCAACCTGCTCGCGCTCAACGCGGCGGTGGAAGCGGCCCGCGCCGGCGATGCCGGCAAGGGTTTTGCGGTCGTGGCCTCTGAAGTCCGGACGCTCGCCCAGCGCTCCAGCGAGGCGGCCAAGGACATCTCGGCGCTGATCTCGTCCTCCAACAGCGAGGTCGGCGAAGGCGTCAAGCTCGTCCGTCAGGCGGGCGAGCAGCTCAGCCAGATTCTCTCCGCCTCGAAGAAGGTCGCCGCCACCATCGCCGACATCTCGGCGGCGTCGGGCGAGCAGGCCAACGGCATCGACGAGATGAGCCAGGCTGTCGCCCATCTCGACGAGATGACCCAGCAGAATGCGGCACTGGCCGAGCAGAGCGCAGCCTCGGCCGGCTCGCTCTCCAACCGCATCGGCCAGCTCAACGACCTCGTGGCGGCGTTCAGGACCGGGCCCGACGGCGCTTCCGCCGGCCATGGCGCGATGTCGGCCTCGACCGAGCCCGCCCGCCTGCGCCAGCTCGCGGAAACAGCCTTCGCACGAACCCCGGCCCGGACCGCGGCGCCGCGGCCTGCTCCGGCCAAGGCCGCCGCACCCGCGCCGGCCCCGGCGAAGAAGGTCGCCAACAGCCGCGCCGGCGACTCCGGCTGGGAAGAGTTCTGA
- the groES gene encoding co-chaperone GroES, which translates to MKFRPLHDRVVVKRIDAEEKTKGGIIIPDTAKEKPQEGEIIAVGPGARDEQGKLVPLDVKVGDRVLFGKWSGTEVKIDGEDLLIMKESDIMGVVEATASLKKAA; encoded by the coding sequence ATGAAGTTTCGGCCACTGCATGACCGCGTCGTCGTGAAGCGCATCGACGCCGAGGAGAAGACCAAGGGCGGGATTATCATCCCCGACACCGCCAAGGAGAAGCCTCAGGAGGGCGAGATCATCGCCGTCGGCCCCGGCGCCCGCGACGAGCAGGGCAAGCTCGTGCCGCTCGACGTAAAGGTCGGCGACCGCGTGCTCTTCGGCAAATGGTCCGGCACCGAGGTGAAGATCGACGGCGAGGATCTCCTGATCATGAAGGAGAGCGACATCATGGGTGTCGTCGAGGCCACCGCCTCCCTGAAGAAGGCCGCCTGA
- a CDS encoding ester cyclase, whose product MSDPASIVSPFITQFLGTGDLTVADATLHPKVQGITGLKPMGPIDGREEYKAIVTAFVSAFPAESPVEIIDQFVSQDGARVVTRFHSRQRHAGEFFGVAATNRVILFDETHVARVTDGMIVENIVSATNLEFEMLMAPVLTPLILK is encoded by the coding sequence ATGTCCGACCCAGCTTCGATCGTCAGCCCCTTCATCACGCAGTTTCTTGGTACTGGCGATCTCACTGTTGCAGACGCCACCTTACACCCCAAAGTGCAAGGCATCACCGGCCTGAAGCCAATGGGCCCCATCGACGGACGAGAAGAATACAAGGCCATCGTCACGGCGTTCGTCTCAGCCTTCCCGGCCGAAAGCCCGGTTGAGATCATCGACCAATTCGTCTCGCAGGACGGAGCCCGTGTCGTGACGCGCTTTCATTCGCGGCAACGGCATGCAGGCGAGTTCTTCGGTGTTGCCGCCACGAACCGCGTCATCCTGTTCGATGAGACACATGTAGCCCGGGTCACTGACGGAATGATCGTCGAAAACATCGTCAGTGCGACCAATCTCGAATTCGAGATGCTGATGGCACCGGTCCTGACGCCCCTGATCTTGAAGTGA
- a CDS encoding MBL fold metallo-hydrolase — protein sequence MGAAAFSLPLPVRAKAYQPSGPLSIVKFDRPGDASVNSYILVGPRSQVILDCQRTAVEAQQLVAMARGLNLPVEAIVLSHEHPDHVGGAQVVRDAFPDAALLASETTHDAIRRDGAAMMAEMKRFLGPVMPDAVPIPTRVLRPGERLRLADVEWRVDQLGPCEAVGMTMLHAEAQGILFAADLVGNRVTPWLVDGHTTAWLAELATARQRYVGVGLALPGHGSAAPMVALIDEQRAYLESFRTEVMATIGTAQPTPEALSAIRSKTEARYPGYPKVAPPPDLVERNARAVAAELARR from the coding sequence ATGGGCGCCGCTGCGTTTTCGCTTCCACTTCCCGTGCGTGCGAAGGCCTATCAGCCCAGTGGTCCCCTCAGTATCGTGAAATTCGATCGACCGGGCGACGCGTCCGTCAATTCATACATCCTGGTCGGCCCGCGCTCACAGGTGATCCTGGATTGCCAGCGGACGGCCGTGGAGGCGCAGCAGCTCGTGGCTATGGCTCGCGGCCTAAATCTTCCCGTCGAAGCGATCGTGCTCTCACATGAGCACCCTGATCATGTTGGCGGCGCTCAGGTGGTCCGTGACGCTTTCCCGGACGCCGCGCTGCTTGCAAGTGAGACAACGCATGACGCGATCCGTCGCGATGGCGCGGCGATGATGGCCGAGATGAAGCGGTTCTTGGGGCCGGTGATGCCGGATGCAGTACCGATCCCGACGCGCGTTCTTCGTCCGGGCGAACGTCTGAGGCTGGCCGACGTCGAATGGCGGGTTGATCAGCTCGGCCCTTGTGAGGCGGTAGGGATGACCATGCTCCACGCAGAAGCCCAAGGTATACTATTCGCCGCTGATCTCGTCGGGAACCGCGTGACGCCCTGGTTGGTAGATGGCCACACAACGGCATGGCTGGCAGAACTGGCCACCGCCAGACAGCGCTATGTAGGGGTTGGCCTCGCGTTGCCAGGCCATGGCTCCGCCGCGCCGATGGTTGCGTTGATCGACGAACAACGGGCCTATCTTGAGAGCTTCCGTACCGAAGTGATGGCCACCATCGGAACCGCACAGCCGACGCCAGAAGCCCTCTCAGCGATCCGCAGCAAGACAGAGGCGCGTTATCCTGGCTATCCGAAGGTGGCGCCCCCTCCCGATCTCGTCGAGCGCAATGCCCGCGCCGTGGCCGCAGAGCTCGCCAGGCGCTGA
- a CDS encoding usg protein — MASSDFARQIAGYGLTTAGIIYRMPDHPAILQEYVWQDYDLAPRFPELNRFLEFWQAKLDGKLFRVTVSHKDLIGPADLRAVGSEFRLQ, encoded by the coding sequence ATGGCTTCGAGCGACTTCGCCCGCCAGATCGCGGGCTACGGACTAACCACAGCCGGCATTATCTACCGCATGCCCGACCACCCAGCGATCCTGCAGGAATATGTCTGGCAGGACTACGACCTCGCCCCCCGCTTTCCGGAACTCAACCGCTTCCTCGAGTTTTGGCAGGCAAAGCTTGACGGCAAGCTCTTCCGCGTCACGGTGAGCCACAAGGACCTAATCGGCCCCGCCGACCTGCGCGCGGTGGGCAGCGAGTTCCGGCTACAGTAG
- a CDS encoding SDR family NAD(P)-dependent oxidoreductase, translating into MNHAVIAGYGPGMGAALARRFASEGYSISLLARGRAALDEAVTAFADQGIIARGFEVDLSQPSVIQCALAEVAAATSDPDVLIYNAARWREAATMALSPQDFAQDLSLAITGALVCAQSVYPAMRARGSGTMLFTGGGLALYPASGVGVASLTAGKTGLRGLVYAMAPELAPDGIHVATVTIAGQVATGTAFDPDMIAGHYWDLHNQPQSAWEIERVYRG; encoded by the coding sequence ATGAATCATGCTGTCATTGCGGGCTATGGCCCAGGAATGGGAGCGGCATTGGCTCGCCGCTTCGCCAGCGAAGGCTATTCTATATCGCTGTTGGCGCGCGGAAGAGCCGCGTTGGACGAGGCGGTGACCGCCTTCGCTGACCAGGGCATAATCGCGCGCGGATTTGAGGTCGATCTTTCCCAGCCGTCGGTAATCCAGTGCGCTTTGGCGGAGGTCGCGGCGGCAACGAGCGATCCCGATGTCCTGATCTACAATGCCGCTCGCTGGCGAGAGGCGGCGACGATGGCACTTTCGCCGCAGGACTTTGCGCAAGACCTCTCGCTGGCCATCACTGGAGCCCTCGTTTGTGCTCAGAGCGTCTATCCGGCCATGCGTGCGCGAGGCTCAGGGACGATGCTTTTCACTGGTGGTGGTCTCGCGCTCTATCCCGCCTCTGGCGTTGGCGTTGCCTCTCTGACAGCGGGAAAGACAGGCCTGCGGGGCCTGGTCTATGCGATGGCTCCCGAGCTCGCACCAGACGGTATTCACGTAGCCACAGTGACCATTGCTGGCCAGGTCGCCACGGGTACGGCATTCGACCCCGACATGATCGCGGGTCACTACTGGGACCTTCATAACCAGCCACAGAGTGCTTGGGAGATCGAGCGCGTTTACCGAGGCTGA
- a CDS encoding helix-turn-helix transcriptional regulator, with translation MLKKVPNPIDRHVGARVRMQRLVIGVSQDKLGGALGLTFQQVQKYEKGSNRISASRLQQIANMLDVPVSFFFEGAPTGDAAAESFSQPGVNAHVSDFMASSEGVQLTKAFVRIKSAAVRRRIIDLVETLGEVEDV, from the coding sequence ATGCTGAAGAAGGTGCCTAATCCCATCGATCGCCATGTCGGCGCCCGAGTCCGGATGCAGCGGCTCGTCATTGGCGTTAGCCAGGACAAGCTCGGCGGCGCTTTGGGCCTGACCTTCCAGCAAGTCCAGAAATACGAGAAGGGTTCGAACCGGATCAGCGCCAGCCGGCTTCAGCAGATCGCCAACATGCTCGACGTCCCGGTGTCGTTCTTCTTTGAGGGCGCCCCGACAGGTGACGCGGCGGCCGAGAGCTTCAGCCAGCCGGGCGTCAACGCCCATGTTTCGGATTTCATGGCGAGCAGCGAGGGCGTGCAGTTGACCAAGGCGTTCGTGCGCATCAAGAGCGCGGCCGTTAGGCGCCGGATTATCGACCTG